A single window of Psychromonas ingrahamii 37 DNA harbors:
- a CDS encoding DUF1737 domain-containing protein, with protein sequence MSEQKYKLVTGKDDADFCKRITKLLAQGYELYGSPAISFNGEHMVVIQAVVQVVVK encoded by the coding sequence ATGTCAGAACAAAAATACAAATTAGTCACAGGTAAAGATGATGCTGATTTTTGTAAACGTATTACTAAATTATTAGCGCAGGGTTATGAACTCTACGGCTCACCAGCCATCTCTTTTAATGGTGAGCATATGGTTGTTATACAGGCTGTTGTGCAGGTAGTTGTTAAGTAA
- the thiI gene encoding tRNA uracil 4-sulfurtransferase ThiI — MKFIVKLFPEIMMKSRPVRNRFSKILQGNIRNVLTRHDEQVKVILEWDKIIVRTENESAENKANLILLLSSTPGIAHFLEVTESVYTDLHDVYEQTLAMVGDSLDGKTFCVRIKRIGKHDFSSIDAERYVGGGLNQHTDTLGVKLKGPEITINLEINNEKLFFIDKKHPGLGGFPLGTQESVLSLISGGFDSGVSSYKLIKRGSRVHYCFFNLGGGAHEIGVKQVAYQLWNRFGSSHRVKFISIPFEPVVAEILEKVENGQMGVVLKRMMMRAATLMAERLGVEALITGEALGQVSSQTLRNLSVIDKVSDMLILRPLIATDKQDIVDCARVIGTAEISETIPEYCGVISQRPTVKAVMRKIEKQEEKFDLSLIEQVVNQAPTIDIRDIAKAVHKEILEVESVSQFAENEIVLDIRSLDEAEESPLDIEGVTIEHLPFFKLSNQFETLPQDKIYLLYCARGVMSKLQALYLKESGFDNVKVYRP; from the coding sequence CATGATGAAAAGTCGTCCTGTTCGTAATCGTTTCAGCAAAATATTACAGGGTAATATCCGTAATGTATTAACGCGTCATGATGAACAGGTTAAAGTTATTTTGGAATGGGATAAGATCATTGTTCGCACCGAAAATGAAAGCGCCGAAAATAAAGCCAATTTGATTCTATTATTAAGCAGTACGCCGGGTATTGCACACTTTTTAGAAGTAACCGAATCTGTATATACAGATTTGCATGACGTTTATGAGCAAACGCTCGCTATGGTGGGTGATTCACTCGATGGAAAAACCTTTTGTGTGCGTATTAAACGCATCGGTAAACATGATTTCTCTTCAATAGATGCTGAGCGTTATGTGGGCGGCGGCTTAAATCAGCACACTGATACGCTGGGCGTGAAATTAAAAGGGCCAGAGATTACGATTAATTTAGAAATTAATAACGAAAAACTTTTCTTTATTGATAAAAAACATCCTGGTTTAGGCGGTTTCCCATTAGGGACTCAAGAATCTGTTTTATCTTTAATTTCTGGTGGTTTTGATTCCGGTGTTTCAAGTTATAAGTTAATTAAACGCGGTTCACGTGTGCATTACTGCTTCTTTAATCTTGGCGGCGGTGCACATGAGATAGGCGTTAAACAGGTTGCTTATCAGTTGTGGAATCGTTTTGGCTCATCACATCGGGTCAAATTTATTTCAATTCCCTTTGAACCTGTCGTCGCAGAAATATTAGAAAAAGTAGAAAATGGTCAAATGGGCGTTGTGCTAAAGCGTATGATGATGCGTGCTGCAACCCTTATGGCGGAACGTTTAGGTGTCGAGGCACTAATTACCGGAGAAGCCTTGGGTCAAGTTTCCAGTCAAACACTGCGTAATTTATCGGTGATCGACAAAGTCTCTGATATGCTTATTCTGCGGCCGTTGATTGCGACCGATAAGCAGGATATTGTCGATTGCGCCCGGGTTATTGGAACAGCCGAAATTTCTGAAACTATTCCCGAGTATTGTGGGGTTATTTCGCAGCGTCCAACCGTCAAAGCGGTGATGAGAAAAATTGAGAAGCAGGAAGAAAAATTTGATCTGTCACTAATCGAACAGGTTGTTAATCAAGCGCCCACAATAGATATTCGTGATATTGCGAAAGCGGTACACAAAGAAATATTAGAAGTTGAGTCTGTCTCTCAATTTGCAGAAAATGAAATTGTTTTAGATATTCGATCGCTAGATGAAGCAGAAGAATCCCCGCTTGATATTGAGGGAGTTACTATTGAACACTTGCCCTTCTTTAAATTATCTAACCAGTTTGAAACACTGCCGCAGGATAAAATCTACCTTTTATATTGCGCTCGCGGTGTAATGAGCAAGCTGCAGGCGTTGTATTTAAAAGAATCTGGCTTTGACAATGTTAAGGTTTACCGGCCTTAA